A window of the Penaeus monodon isolate SGIC_2016 chromosome 11, NSTDA_Pmon_1, whole genome shotgun sequence genome harbors these coding sequences:
- the LOC119579075 gene encoding enoyl-CoA delta isomerase 2-like, with protein MANQEPDLIEVVKDGIYIIRFNRPKRKNAFNDKIMLGLGPALERAASNPEAAIAVVTGTGDYFTSGNDLSNFTKRAGSGDGGASDKKGEANLELLAQAANSSFNRLVKAFIDFSKPLIAIVNGPAVGIGVTMLGLCDVVYATNRAIFHAPFVSLAQAPEGCSSFLFPRIMGPGKAAEVLLFGKKVTADEACKMGLVTEVFPDEHMDQIWPRLHQWAKLPPVAMMRAKGLMRAHLKDKLHEVNDLECKSLAESWTTEEFMNALMKFFTRKSKL; from the exons ATGGCTAATCag GAACCAGATTTGATAGAGGTAGTGAAGGATGGCATCTACATAATTCGATTCAACCGACCAAAACGGAAGAATGCCTTTAATGACAAG ATTATGCTTGGCCTAGGCCCCGCCCTAGAGAGAGCAGCATCCAACCCAGAAGCAGCAATTGCTGTTGTTACTGGAACAGGAGATTACTTCACTTCGGGAAATGATCTCTCCAATTTCACAAAGAG AGCAGGGTCAGGAGATGGTGGTGCCTCTGATAAAAAAGGTGAAGCAAATTTAGAGCTACTGGCACAGGCAGCTAATAGTAGTTTTAACAG ACTAGTGAAAGCCTTTATTGACTTTTCCAAACCTCTTATTGCTATCGTCAATGGTCCGGCCGTGGGTATTGGGGTCACCATGCTAGGTCTTTGTGACGTTGTTTACGCTACTAATAGG GCAATCTTTCATGCACCCTTTGTGAGTCTTGCACAAGCACCTGAAGGatgctcctctttcctcttccctcggaTCATGGGACCTGGAAAGGCCGCGGAAGTGCTCCTCTTTGGAAAGAAG GTGACTGCAGATGAAGCATGCAAGATGGGTTTAGTAACTGAGGTGTTTCCAGATGAACACATGGATCAGATCTGGCCAAGGTTGCATCAGTGGGCCAAGCTTCCTCCAGTTGCCATGATGAGGGCTAAAGGCCTCATGAGAGCACACTTAAAGGACAAACTTCATGAG gtCAATGATTTGGAATGCAAATCTTTGGCAGAATCATGGACCACTGAAGAATTTATGAATGCATTAATGAAATTCTTCACCAGGAAATCAAAGctttaa